A stretch of the Cucurbita pepo subsp. pepo cultivar mu-cu-16 chromosome LG16, ASM280686v2, whole genome shotgun sequence genome encodes the following:
- the LOC111776957 gene encoding calcium-dependent protein kinase 8-like isoform X1 produces the protein MYFMLQACHKHGVMHRDLKPENFLFANKKESSPLKAIDFGLSITFKRGEQFNEIVGSPYYMAPEVLKKNYGPEVDVWSAGVILYILLCGIPPFWAETEQGVAQAIIRSVIDFRRDPWPRVSENAKDLVRKMLDPNPKRRLTAQEVLDHPWLQNAKKAPNVPLGETVKARLKQFSVMNKLKKRALRVIAEHLSVEEVAGIKDAFEMMDVEKRGKINLEELRSGLQKLGQQIPEADLQILMEAAGVHDDGTLNYGEFVALSIHLRRMANDEHLHKAFAFFDQNQSGFIEIEELRAVLNDEETNSEDVISAIMHDVDTDKDGCISYEEFAGMMKAGTDWRKASRQYSRERFNNLSLKLFREGSFNLTN, from the exons ATGTATTTCATGTTACAGGCTTGTCATAAACATGGAGTGATGCATCGTGATCTCAAAccagaaaattttctttttgcaaaTAAGAAGGAATCATCCCCATTGAAGGCAATCGATTTTGGACTGTCTATCACTTTTAAACGAG GTGAACAATTCAATGAAATAGTAGGCAGTCCTTATTACATGGCCCCAGAGGTCCTGAAAAAGAACTATGGTCCAGAAGTCGATGTTTGGAGCGCCGGGGTTATCCTCTATATTTTACTCTGTGGCATTCCACCATTTTGGGcag AAACTGAACAGGGTGTAGCACAGGCAATTATTCGCTCGGTTATTGATTTTAGGAGAGACCCCTGGCCAAGAGTCTCTGAAAATGCAAAGGACCTTGTAAGAAAAATGCTTGATCCCAATCCCAAACGGCGCCTTACCGCTCAGGAAGTTCTAG ACCACCCTTGGTTACAAAATGCTAAGAAGGCTCCAAATGTTCCATTAGGCGAGACAGTAAAAGCAAGACTCAAGCAATTTTCTGTGATGAACAAGCTCAAGAAACGAGCTCTAAGG GTGATCGCTGAGCATTTGTCAGTGGAGGAAGTAGCCGGCATAAAGGATGCATTTGAAATGATGGACGTTGAGAAGAGGGGCAAGATAAATTTGGAGGAGCTGAGAAGTGGATTGCAAAAGCTCGGACAACAGATTCCAGAAGCAGATCTTCAGATACTTATGGAAGCA GCTGGTGTTCATGATGATGGAACTCTCAACTACGGAGAGTTTGTTGCACTTTCAATCCACCTCAGAAGGATGGCAAATGACGAGCACCTACATAAAGCTTTTGCATTCTTTGATCAAAATCAGAGTGGTTTCATCGAGATTGAAGAGCTTCGAGCTGTGCTAAACGATGAAGAAACAAACAGTGAGGATGTCATCAGTGCCATTATGCACGATGTCGACACTGATAAG GACGGATGCATAAGCTACGAGGAGTTTGCAGGAATGATGAAGGCGGGAACCGATTGGAGAAAAGCATCGAGGCAATATTCACGGGAAAGATTCAACAACCTGAGCTTGAAGTTGTTCAGAGAAGGGTCATTTAATCTTACTAATTAA
- the LOC111776785 gene encoding heterogeneous nuclear ribonucleoprotein H3-like, whose product MGAKRQRIVDQGSSYYGTPPGSGFMYNTSPYACVSQPPPFPVVRLRGLPFDCMETDVVEFFHGLDVVDILFVHKNGKFTGEGFCVLGYPLQVDFALQRNRQNMGRRYVEVFRSNRQEYYKAVANEVFDASGGSPRRTAPRSKLTDEVKDSAEHTGVLRLRGLPYSAGKDDILDFFKDFILSEDSIHLTLNSEGRPSGEAFVEFSNEQDSKAAMSKDRMTLGSRYIELFPSSHEELDEALSRGR is encoded by the coding sequence ATGGGTGCAAAGCGTCAAAGGATAGTTGATCAAGGATCTTCTTATTATGGGACCCCTCCGGGTTCTGGGTTTATGTATAATACAAGTCCCTATGCATGTGTTAGTCAGCCCCCACCATTTCCTGTTGTCAGACTACGGGGTCTTCCTTTTGATTGCATGGAAACTGATGTCGTCGAGTTCTTTCATGGTCTGGACGTAGTTGACATTCTTTTTGTCCACAAGAATGGAAAATTCACAGGGGAAGGCTTTTGTGTTTTGGGTTATCCTCTGCAGGTTGATTTTGCCCTTCAAAGGAACAGGCAAAACATGGGGCGGAGATACGTCGAGGTATTCAGGAGTAATCGACAAGAATACTACAAGGCCGTAGCAAATGAAGTTTTTGATGCATCGGGTGGGTCACCAAGAAGAACTGCACCCAGGTCAAAGTTAACCGATGAGGTGAAAGACTCCGCCGAACACACCGGTGTATTACGCTTGAGGGGTTTGCCATATTCCGCAGGCAAGGATGACATACTGGACTTCTTCAAAGATTTTATCTTATCAGAAGACTCCATTCATTTAACACTGAATTCAGAGGGGAGACCAAGTGGGGAAGCATTTGTGGAATTCTCAAATGAGCAAGACTCGAAGGCAGCCATGTCCAAGGATAGAATGACCTTAGGTAGCCGTTACATAGAGTTGTTCCCATCATCTCATGAAGAATTGGACGAAGCACTCTCTAGAGGACGGTGA
- the LOC111777370 gene encoding nuclear transcription factor Y subunit A-1-like isoform X2, protein MQSKPRSVNQLESEPPNMQQTSSYSEPWWRSIGYNHISPPAAGGNLSNSTSLECPNGASESNDGPSMSNDDLNEDDDDDTTKDSHAVSYGQVQNNSQHAVSAAPTVHGGCITQPSQLELACASNLYQDPYYAGVMAAYGHQPGYPPFLGMPHARMALPLEVTQEPVFVNAKQYQGILRRRQARAKAEVENKLIKIRKPYLHESRHQHAMRRARGSGGRFAKKNEVNSSSSTMKNKDSGSGQAFSSHSAGSSGSEAAPCALAETWNSSNGQQEVRTQLHEVYEARSYVNGGGQFHNYSSFQASSYALRSGERGDDGDCSGQQRGSISENQAAQRRLAIK, encoded by the exons ATGCAGTCAAAGCCTAGAAGTGTGAATCAACTAGAATCTGAACCACCAAATATGCAGCAGACTAGTAGTTATTCTGAACCTTGGTGGCGTAGTATTGGATACAATCATATCTCCCCGCCAGCAGCAGGAGGAAATTTGTCCAATTCAACATCACTGGAATGTCCTAATGGTGCCTCAGAATCTAATGACGGACCGTCAATGTCAAATGATGATTtgaatgaagatgatgatgatgacaCCACAAAAGATTCACATG CTGTAAGTTATGGGCAAGTACAGAACAACAGTCAGCATGCTGTTTCTGCTGCACCTACAGTGCATGGTGGATGTATCACACAACCTTCTCAGCTTGAACTT GCATGTGCATCAAACCTATATCAGGATCCTTATTATGCTGGAGTGATGGCTGCCTATGGACATCAACCG GGTTATCCTCCCTTTCTTGGGATGCCGCATGCTAGAATGGCTTTACCTCTTGAGGTGACACAGGAACCTGTTTTTGTGAATGCCAAACAATATCAAGGGATCCTAAGGCGAAGACAAGCACGTGCTAAAGCAGAGGTTGAGaacaaactaataaaaattagaaag CCGTATCTTCATGAATCTCGTCACCAGCATGCCATGAGACGGGCAAGGGGTAGTGGAGGACGATTTGccaagaaaaatgaagttaaTTCTTCGAGTTCTACTATGAAGAACAAGGACTCTGGTTCTGGTCAAGCTTTCTCGTCGCACTCTGCTGGTTCATCGGGTTCTGAAGCTGCGCCTTGTGCCTTGGCTGAAACCTGGAATTCTTCCAATGGCCAACAAGAAGTGAGGACGCAGTTGCATGAGGTGTACGAAGCTCGAAGTTATGTGAATGGCGGTGGAcaatttcataattacagtAGCTTCCAAGCTTCCTCATATGCTTTACGGTCTGGTGAGAGAGGTGATGATGGAGACTGTTCGGGACAGCAACGAGGAAGCATCTCAGAAAATCAGGCAGCACAGAGGCGTCTTGCCATCAAGTGA
- the LOC111776756 gene encoding heterogeneous nuclear ribonucleoprotein H3-like has translation MFYRGPYADGGDGREMGAKRQRIVDQGSSYYGTPPGSGFMYNTSPYACVSQPPPFPVVRLRGLPFDCMETDVVEFFHGLDVVDILFVHKNGKFTGEGFCVLGYPLQVDFALQRNRQNMGRRYVEVFRSNRQEYYKAVANEVFDASGGSPRRTAPRSKLTDEVKDSAEHTGVLRLRGLPYSAGKDDILDFFKDFILSEDSIHLTLNSEGRPSGEAFVEFSNEQDSKAAMSKDRMTLGSRYIELFPSSHEELDEALSRGR, from the exons ATGTTCTACCGAGG TCCATATGCTGATGGTGGTGATGGTCGAGAAATGGGTGCAAAGCGTCAAAGGATAGTTGATCAAGGATCTTCTTATTATGGGACCCCTCCGGGTTCTGGGTTTATGTATAATACAAGTCCCTATGCATGTGTTAGTCAGCCCCCACCATTTCCTGTTGTCAGACTACGGGGTCTTCCTTTTGATTGCATGGAAACTGATGTCGTCGAGTTCTTTCATGGTCTGGACGTAGTTGACATTCTTTTTGTCCACAAGAATGGAAAATTCACAGGGGAAGGCTTTTGTGTTTTGGGTTATCCTCTGCAGGTTGATTTTGCCCTTCAAAGGAACAGGCAAAACATGGGGCGGAGATACGTCGAGGTATTCAGGAGTAATCGACAAGAATACTACAAGGCCGTAGCAAATGAAGTTTTTGATGCATCGGGTGGGTCACCAAGAAGAACTGCACCCAGGTCAAAGTTAACCGATGAGGTGAAAGACTCCGCCGAACACACCGGTGTATTACGCTTGAGGGGTTTGCCATATTCCGCAGGCAAGGATGACATACTGGACTTCTTCAAAGATTTTATCTTATCAGAAGACTCCATTCATTTAACACTGAATTCAGAGGGGAGACCAAGTGGGGAAGCATTTGTGGAATTCTCAAATGAGCAAGACTCGAAGGCAGCCATGTCCAAGGATAGAATGACCTTAGGTAGCCGTTACATAGAGTTGTTCCCATCATCTCATGAAGAATTGGACGAAGCACTCTCTAGAGGACGGTGA
- the LOC111777370 gene encoding nuclear transcription factor Y subunit A-1-like isoform X1, whose product MQSKPRSVNQLESEPPNMQQTSSYSEPWWRSIGYNHISPPAAGGNLSNSTSLECPNGASESNDGPSMSNDDLNEDDDDDTTKDSHAVSYGQVQNNSQHAVSAAPTVHGGCITQPSQLELVGHSIACASNLYQDPYYAGVMAAYGHQPGYPPFLGMPHARMALPLEVTQEPVFVNAKQYQGILRRRQARAKAEVENKLIKIRKPYLHESRHQHAMRRARGSGGRFAKKNEVNSSSSTMKNKDSGSGQAFSSHSAGSSGSEAAPCALAETWNSSNGQQEVRTQLHEVYEARSYVNGGGQFHNYSSFQASSYALRSGERGDDGDCSGQQRGSISENQAAQRRLAIK is encoded by the exons ATGCAGTCAAAGCCTAGAAGTGTGAATCAACTAGAATCTGAACCACCAAATATGCAGCAGACTAGTAGTTATTCTGAACCTTGGTGGCGTAGTATTGGATACAATCATATCTCCCCGCCAGCAGCAGGAGGAAATTTGTCCAATTCAACATCACTGGAATGTCCTAATGGTGCCTCAGAATCTAATGACGGACCGTCAATGTCAAATGATGATTtgaatgaagatgatgatgatgacaCCACAAAAGATTCACATG CTGTAAGTTATGGGCAAGTACAGAACAACAGTCAGCATGCTGTTTCTGCTGCACCTACAGTGCATGGTGGATGTATCACACAACCTTCTCAGCTTGAACTTGTAGGCCACTCTATT GCATGTGCATCAAACCTATATCAGGATCCTTATTATGCTGGAGTGATGGCTGCCTATGGACATCAACCG GGTTATCCTCCCTTTCTTGGGATGCCGCATGCTAGAATGGCTTTACCTCTTGAGGTGACACAGGAACCTGTTTTTGTGAATGCCAAACAATATCAAGGGATCCTAAGGCGAAGACAAGCACGTGCTAAAGCAGAGGTTGAGaacaaactaataaaaattagaaag CCGTATCTTCATGAATCTCGTCACCAGCATGCCATGAGACGGGCAAGGGGTAGTGGAGGACGATTTGccaagaaaaatgaagttaaTTCTTCGAGTTCTACTATGAAGAACAAGGACTCTGGTTCTGGTCAAGCTTTCTCGTCGCACTCTGCTGGTTCATCGGGTTCTGAAGCTGCGCCTTGTGCCTTGGCTGAAACCTGGAATTCTTCCAATGGCCAACAAGAAGTGAGGACGCAGTTGCATGAGGTGTACGAAGCTCGAAGTTATGTGAATGGCGGTGGAcaatttcataattacagtAGCTTCCAAGCTTCCTCATATGCTTTACGGTCTGGTGAGAGAGGTGATGATGGAGACTGTTCGGGACAGCAACGAGGAAGCATCTCAGAAAATCAGGCAGCACAGAGGCGTCTTGCCATCAAGTGA
- the LOC111776957 gene encoding calcium-dependent protein kinase 8-like isoform X2 yields the protein MGNCCATPVSPSGKPKGKHKKKSFPFSGKGSRSNVVGADNKLQVLKAPTGHDISAHYDLGRELGRGEFGVTYLCTDTNTGESFACKSISKKKLRTAVDIEDVRREVQIMKHLPKHPNIVTLKDTYEDDEAVHIVMELCEGGELFDRIVARGHYTERAAAAVMRTIVEIVEACHKHGVMHRDLKPENFLFANKKESSPLKAIDFGLSITFKRGEQFNEIVGSPYYMAPEVLKKNYGPEVDVWSAGVILYILLCGIPPFWAETEQGVAQAIIRSVIDFRRDPWPRVSENAKDLVRKMLDPNPKRRLTAQEVLDHPWLQNAKKAPNVPLGETVKARLKQFSVMNKLKKRALRVIAEHLSVEEVAGIKDAFEMMDVEKRGKINLEELRSGLQKLGQQIPEADLQILMEAAGVHDDGTLNYGEFVALSIHLRRMANDEHLHKAFAFFDQNQSGFIEIEELRAVLNDEETNSEDVISAIMHDVDTDKDGCISYEEFAGMMKAGTDWRKASRQYSRERFNNLSLKLFREGSFNLTN from the exons ATGGGTAATTGCTGTGCTACTCCTGTTTCTCCTTCGGGTAAGCCTAAAGGTAAGCACAAGAAGAAGTCCTTTCCATTTTCTGGTAAGGGTAGTAGGAGCAATGTGGTTGGTGCTGATAACAAGCTTCAGGTGTTGAAAGCTCCAACTGGTCATGACATTTCGGCTCATTATGATCTTGGGCGTGAGCTTGGTAGAGGTGAATTTGGTGTAACATATTTATGCACAGATACTAATACAGGTGAAAGTTTTGCCTGTAAATCTATATCAAAGAAGAAACTTAGGACTGCTGTTGATATTGAGGATGTGCGAAGAGAGGTTCAAATAATGAAGCATCTCCCCAAGCATCCGAATATTGTTACGCTGAAGGATACTTATGAGGATGATGAGGCAGTTCACATTGTGATGGAACTGTGCGAGGGTGGGGAGTTGTTTGACCGAATTGTTGCGAGGGGGCATTACACAGAGCGTGCAGCGGCTGCTGTTATGCGGACAATCGTTGAAATTGTTGAG GCTTGTCATAAACATGGAGTGATGCATCGTGATCTCAAAccagaaaattttctttttgcaaaTAAGAAGGAATCATCCCCATTGAAGGCAATCGATTTTGGACTGTCTATCACTTTTAAACGAG GTGAACAATTCAATGAAATAGTAGGCAGTCCTTATTACATGGCCCCAGAGGTCCTGAAAAAGAACTATGGTCCAGAAGTCGATGTTTGGAGCGCCGGGGTTATCCTCTATATTTTACTCTGTGGCATTCCACCATTTTGGGcag AAACTGAACAGGGTGTAGCACAGGCAATTATTCGCTCGGTTATTGATTTTAGGAGAGACCCCTGGCCAAGAGTCTCTGAAAATGCAAAGGACCTTGTAAGAAAAATGCTTGATCCCAATCCCAAACGGCGCCTTACCGCTCAGGAAGTTCTAG ACCACCCTTGGTTACAAAATGCTAAGAAGGCTCCAAATGTTCCATTAGGCGAGACAGTAAAAGCAAGACTCAAGCAATTTTCTGTGATGAACAAGCTCAAGAAACGAGCTCTAAGG GTGATCGCTGAGCATTTGTCAGTGGAGGAAGTAGCCGGCATAAAGGATGCATTTGAAATGATGGACGTTGAGAAGAGGGGCAAGATAAATTTGGAGGAGCTGAGAAGTGGATTGCAAAAGCTCGGACAACAGATTCCAGAAGCAGATCTTCAGATACTTATGGAAGCA GCTGGTGTTCATGATGATGGAACTCTCAACTACGGAGAGTTTGTTGCACTTTCAATCCACCTCAGAAGGATGGCAAATGACGAGCACCTACATAAAGCTTTTGCATTCTTTGATCAAAATCAGAGTGGTTTCATCGAGATTGAAGAGCTTCGAGCTGTGCTAAACGATGAAGAAACAAACAGTGAGGATGTCATCAGTGCCATTATGCACGATGTCGACACTGATAAG GACGGATGCATAAGCTACGAGGAGTTTGCAGGAATGATGAAGGCGGGAACCGATTGGAGAAAAGCATCGAGGCAATATTCACGGGAAAGATTCAACAACCTGAGCTTGAAGTTGTTCAGAGAAGGGTCATTTAATCTTACTAATTAA